The Helicobacter mustelae genome has a segment encoding these proteins:
- a CDS encoding ABC-F family ATP-binding cassette domain-containing protein yields MLQTINLTMNYATKKLFENINIKLDSGKRYGLIGANGAGKSTFLKILQGAYEPSSGEVIIHPNARLGVLGQDQYAFEDLSLKDAVLIGNKRLFDAVKEKERLYAEGDLSDEKVNERLGELEMICAEEDPMYEYEVVIEKILQDLGFPTDLHTQPMKTLTGGDKFKILLAQVLFPKPEILLLDEPTNNLDLPAIAWLEENLKRHVGTMVVISHDRHFLNTVCTHILDLDFKTIREFSGNYDDWYIASTLIAKQQEMERNKKLKEKEELENFIARFSANASKARQATSRQKQLEKLEIQALALSSRRDPSISFKPKRTIGNEALECEGISKSYGEKKVLENLSLKILPGDKIALIGANGVGKSTLCKILVEEIAPDQGTVKWGATTQRGYFPQNVSEEIKGEETLYEWLRGFDKKVESGEIRNALGRMLFSGEEQEKSINALSGGEKHRMVLSKLMLEGGNFLVLDEPSNHLDLESIVALGEALYKFNGNVICVSHDRELIDAFANRIIELVDDGANGAKVIDFHGSYEEYLTSKEQALKSKASRKDQGT; encoded by the coding sequence ATGCTACAGACCATCAATCTCACCATGAACTACGCCACAAAAAAGCTCTTTGAAAACATCAACATCAAGCTGGATTCAGGCAAGCGCTATGGACTCATCGGGGCAAATGGTGCGGGGAAATCTACTTTTTTGAAAATCCTTCAGGGTGCCTATGAGCCAAGTAGCGGAGAGGTCATAATCCACCCTAATGCAAGGCTTGGAGTACTGGGTCAAGATCAATATGCCTTTGAAGATCTCAGCCTCAAAGATGCCGTGCTCATTGGCAACAAGCGCCTTTTTGATGCGGTGAAAGAAAAAGAGAGGCTCTATGCAGAGGGGGATTTAAGCGATGAAAAGGTCAATGAACGCTTAGGCGAACTAGAGATGATTTGTGCTGAAGAAGATCCCATGTATGAATATGAAGTGGTCATTGAAAAAATCCTGCAAGATCTAGGATTCCCCACAGATCTCCACACACAACCAATGAAAACACTCACTGGAGGAGATAAGTTCAAAATTTTGCTTGCTCAAGTGCTTTTCCCAAAGCCTGAAATCCTATTACTAGATGAACCTACAAACAACCTCGATCTCCCCGCCATCGCTTGGCTAGAGGAAAATCTCAAGCGACATGTTGGAACAATGGTGGTCATCAGCCATGACAGGCATTTTCTCAACACCGTTTGCACACACATTCTCGACCTAGATTTCAAGACCATTCGCGAATTTAGTGGGAATTATGATGATTGGTATATTGCCTCTACCCTCATTGCCAAACAACAAGAAATGGAGCGCAATAAAAAGCTCAAAGAAAAAGAAGAATTAGAGAATTTTATCGCTAGATTCTCTGCCAATGCTTCCAAAGCAAGGCAGGCCACCTCGCGTCAAAAACAATTAGAAAAGCTTGAGATTCAAGCCCTTGCCCTATCTAGCCGCAGGGATCCTAGCATCAGCTTCAAACCCAAGCGCACCATTGGTAATGAAGCACTGGAGTGTGAGGGGATTTCTAAGAGCTATGGAGAGAAGAAGGTTTTAGAAAATCTTAGTCTGAAAATTCTCCCAGGGGATAAAATCGCGCTCATTGGTGCCAATGGAGTGGGGAAAAGCACACTGTGCAAAATCCTAGTCGAAGAGATAGCGCCTGATCAGGGAACCGTAAAATGGGGCGCGACGACTCAGCGGGGCTATTTTCCTCAAAATGTAAGCGAAGAGATAAAAGGCGAAGAGACGCTTTATGAATGGCTGAGGGGATTTGACAAAAAAGTAGAGAGCGGGGAAATTCGCAATGCACTAGGAAGGATGCTATTTAGTGGCGAAGAGCAAGAAAAAAGCATCAATGCTCTAAGCGGTGGCGAAAAGCATCGCATGGTGCTTTCTAAGCTCATGCTTGAGGGAGGGAATTTCCTCGTGCTTGATGAGCCAAGCAACCATCTGGATCTAGAGTCCATTGTAGCCCTTGGCGAGGCACTCTATAAGTTCAATGGGAATGTCATCTGCGTAAGTCATGACCGCGAACTCATCGATGCGTTTGCAAATCGAATCATCGAGCTAGTAGATGATGGAGCCAATGGCGCTAAAGTGATAGATTTTCATGGCAGCTATGAAGAATACCTAACCAGCAAAGAACAAGCACTTAAATCTAAAGCAAGCAGAAAGGATCAAGGCACTTGA
- a CDS encoding amino acid permease has protein sequence MKEDSQQDFHRIMKNRHLMMIAFGGVIGTGLFVATGENLHQAGALGTLLSYAIGALIVCTVMLSLGELSSMFPNTSSFGDYAHRFISPSTGYVVTWLYWLTWVAALGGEFTAVGLLMQKWFPDVPVWVWASIFGVVIFVLNIWTVRVFAEGEFIFSGIKVIAVILFLLLGFGVILYNVFHFGVRETFVYYYKDGWFPNGLSAILMTILAVNFAFSGTEVIGVAVGETKDPGKAMPKAINATLWRLVLFFIGTVFIIATLLPYDDARLSTSPFVAVLDKIGIPFAGDIMNFIIIIAIFSVSNSGLYASSRMLWSLGNTGKIPRFFGKVNHRGTPVNAVIFSMLGSLSALSSLVFAPEIVFSTLIGVSGFTSILTWMSVSLAQYNFRKSCSQEMLAKLPYKTPFMPYTPIIALFLCSASIIGCFFDTTQRISIFATLIFVLVCYGTYFLTEKKPSTINS, from the coding sequence ATGAAGGAAGATTCACAACAAGATTTCCACAGAATTATGAAAAATCGCCATTTGATGATGATTGCCTTTGGTGGGGTGATTGGCACAGGGCTCTTTGTAGCCACGGGAGAAAATCTCCACCAAGCAGGTGCACTTGGCACACTGCTCTCCTATGCCATTGGCGCACTCATTGTATGCACTGTGATGCTGAGCCTTGGGGAGCTCTCTTCTATGTTTCCCAATACTTCAAGTTTTGGCGATTATGCACATCGTTTCATCAGCCCCAGCACGGGCTATGTGGTCACCTGGCTTTACTGGCTTACCTGGGTGGCGGCACTTGGAGGGGAGTTCACAGCAGTGGGACTATTGATGCAAAAATGGTTTCCTGATGTGCCCGTGTGGGTATGGGCAAGCATCTTTGGGGTGGTCATTTTTGTGCTCAATATCTGGACGGTGCGCGTGTTTGCCGAAGGAGAATTTATCTTTAGCGGGATCAAAGTCATCGCGGTGATTTTGTTTTTGCTGCTAGGTTTTGGTGTGATTCTTTACAATGTTTTCCATTTTGGCGTGCGCGAGACCTTTGTGTATTACTACAAAGATGGCTGGTTCCCCAATGGCCTTTCCGCAATCTTGATGACGATTTTGGCGGTGAATTTTGCCTTTTCTGGCACAGAGGTCATCGGGGTGGCTGTGGGCGAGACCAAAGACCCGGGAAAAGCCATGCCAAAGGCCATCAATGCCACACTATGGCGCTTGGTGCTGTTTTTCATCGGCACGGTTTTCATCATCGCCACCCTCCTGCCCTATGATGATGCACGCCTTAGTACCAGCCCCTTTGTGGCGGTACTAGACAAAATTGGCATCCCCTTTGCAGGCGATATTATGAATTTCATCATCATCATTGCCATTTTTTCTGTAAGCAATTCTGGACTCTATGCCTCTTCTCGAATGCTCTGGAGCCTAGGAAATACCGGCAAGATCCCCAGATTCTTTGGCAAGGTCAATCACCGCGGCACACCAGTGAATGCTGTGATCTTCTCCATGCTAGGATCCCTCTCAGCCCTAAGCTCGCTAGTCTTTGCACCAGAGATTGTCTTCTCCACACTCATTGGAGTCTCTGGCTTCACTTCCATCCTCACCTGGATGTCTGTGAGCCTAGCCCAATACAATTTCCGAAAATCCTGCAGCCAAGAGATGCTTGCAAAACTGCCTTATAAAACCCCATTCATGCCCTACACGCCCATCATCGCGCTCTTTCTTTGCTCTGCATCCATCATTGGTTGCTTCTTTGACACCACCCAGAGGATCTCCATCTTTGCTACACTGATTTTTGTGCTTGTGTGCTATGGAACCTATTTCCTCACAGAAAAAAAACCCTCCACAATCAATTCCTAG